One Brassica napus cultivar Da-Ae chromosome A5, Da-Ae, whole genome shotgun sequence DNA window includes the following coding sequences:
- the LOC106451689 gene encoding probable E3 ubiquitin-protein ligase RHY1A, with translation MTSASELFSTRRSRPGRSDPDSESDSSLYRQHSHRRHGIHHLNHRRDSNGCDPPRRAPPRLRRFCHHLALSERRPVHDVQGTSQYLNTNGADLETEGNSFGNLERLPGAVLLARERLFERLRGVSFSSNSRSNRVSLSENQRESSFYGEPEGIQVSYECNKKPLGLTQGAINGLHRLTFSSAEVKTERRDCSICLESFTNGDMLISLPCTHSFHSSCLNPWLKACGDCPYCRRAIAKDI, from the exons ATGACGAGCGCATCGGAACTCTTCTCTACTCGAAGATCGCGTCCGGGTAGATCCGACCCGGATTCAGAATCCGACTCTTCTCTTTATCGACAACACTCACATCGACGTCACGGGATCCATCATCTTAATCACCGTCGTGATTCCAACGGCTGTGATCCTCCCCGACGAGCTCCGCCGCGTCTCCGACGCTTCTGTCACCATCTTGCTCTCTCG GAACGTAGACCTGTTCATGATGTTCAAGGCACTTCACAGTATTTGAATACCAACGGTGCTGATTTGGAAACTGAAGGTAACAGCTTTGGAAACCTAGAGAGGCTTCCCGGAGCTGTTCTTCTCGCGAGGGAAAGACTTTTCGAAAGATTGAGAGGCGTTTCTTTCTCTAGTAACAG tCGAAGTAATAGAGTTTCACTGAGTGAGAATCAGAGAGAGTCCTCGTTCTATGGAGAACCAGAAGGGATTCAAGTGTCCTATGAATGCAACAAGAAACCATTAGGTCTCACACAAGGTGCCATTAATGGTTTACACAGGCTAACTTTTAGCTCAGCGGAGGTTAAAACCGAGAGGAGAGATTGTAGCATATGTTTAGAGAGTTTCACTAACGGCGACATGCTTATATCCTTGCCATGTACTCATAGTTTCCATTCCTCGTGCTTAAACCCTTGGCTTAAAGCTTGTGGAGATTGCCCTTATTGCCGTAGAGCCATAGCTAAGGatatataa
- the LOC106451688 gene encoding telomere repeat-binding factor 1-like: MGAPKQKWTQEEESALRSGVIKHGPGKWRTILKDPDFSEVLFLRSNVDLKDKWRNMSVIANGWGSREKSRLAVKRTHSLPKQEATSLANTSPLQSDEEMADATGTSAPNVRLDSLIMEAISTIKEPGGSNKTSIGTYIEEQYHAPPDFKRLLSAKLKYLTACRKLIKVKRKYRIPNSTPLSSHRKRQLGTSSGKQRSLSSPSPKTDGDEVSVETNAQIDPELARMKTMNVHEAAAVAAQAVAEAEAAMAAAEEAARDAELAEAEAEVAQAFAEEALKTLKGRYNNCKVMIRA; the protein is encoded by the exons ATGGGTGCTCCAAAGCAGAAATGGACTCAGGAAGAAGAGTCAGCTCTAAGGTCTGGCGTTATCAAGCATGGACCTGGTAAATGGCGCACCATTCTCAAAGACCCTGACTTTAGTGAAGTCTTGTTCCTGCGTTCCAATGTTGATCTTAAG GACAAATGGAGGAACATGAGTGTCATTGCGAATGGGTGGGGCTCGCGCGAGAAGTCTAGGTTAGCTGTTAAGAGGACGCACTCTCTTCCTAAACAGGAAGCTACCTCACTTGCCAACACTAGCCCATTGCAGAGTGATGAAGAAATGGCAGATGCCACTGGCACTTCTGCACCTAATGTAAG GCTGGATAGCCTTATAATGGAAGCAATATCTACCATAAAAGAGCCTGGTGGCTCTAACAAAACATCAATTGGTACCTACATTGAG GAACAATATCACGCTCCACCAGACTTCAAACGGTTGCTTTCGGCCAAGCTAAAGTACTTGACAGCTTGTCGGAAACTTATCAAG GTTAAACGCAAGTATAGGATTCCAAACTCCACTCCTTTGTCTTCCCACAGGAAAAGACAATTAGGGACATCTTCTGGAAAACAGAGAAGTCTCTCTTCGCCTTCCCCTAAAACAGACGGAGATGAAGTCAGTGTTGAAACAAACGCACAGATTGATCCGGAGTTAGCCAGAATGAAGACTATGAACGTACATGAAGCTGCAGCGGTTGCAGCACAGGCAGTTGCAGAGGCAGAAGCTGCCATGGCAGCAGCTGAAGAAGCTGCAAGGGATGCAGAGTTAGCAGAAGCGGAAGCAGAAGTAGCTCAAGCTTTTGCAGAAGAAGCTTTAAAGACACTGAAAGGAAGATACAACAACTGCAAAGTg ATGATCCGTGCCTAA
- the LOC125608596 gene encoding uncharacterized protein LOC125608596: protein MVKDPIVTTGSGGKKVKIDNHHTAIGEETKMDFVRTRESDLGCLKMDLPELPPRMFTLGEEPDAIRSISYHSDDTKLFKALYDCLTADEYEELKASKLGVFIKFKELEFLDIKKKFELWSLVASQHARFSLIEFEYLTGLNCDYIKDLENSRCEVTKEMAAFWEKMRVDLDTGPRYIEGKKFSSATPASLARLAKDLTQTGYTVDGFIQVLQVWAYYAMPELGANFGSPIPNRPSPLLLAYKAGKRQRKCFKAAMKKQTIVKNFVQKDFDEMFPKWDGDWTMNCWQVTGTRKVVKMEVSSGKNEVSPVKTEKTTMKSESVVKEESSRPRKKARKGSSVSAETLSAGSEGIGMTKQIERVLKDISDAISDGFGTCLREIKLLGDRMVAVEKKVGITKKGGSYDDRQLTTTSNPPKPVHEPGSESVNGAKAGQKEAKEPSLTTDSNDLPSDDPSVLILDKQVSTTSDLLVEEARRQTKKETAMVNLCEKSVRERKLAPTQQTPFKGNSTAKQIIPNKKVGRGYDPFAPYDKRKSKELTAWVQQDP, encoded by the exons GCCTTAAAATGGATTTACCAGAACTCCCGCCGAGGATGTTTACATTAGGAGAAGAGCCCGATGCAATCAGGAGCATTTCGTATCATTCTGATGACACGAAGTTGTTTAAAGCTCTATATGATTGTCTCACAGCTGACGAATATGAGGAGCTGAAGGCGTCGAAGTTGGGAGTGTTCATCAAATTCAAGGAGCTTGAATTT TTGGACATCAAGAAAAAGTTTGAGCTCTGGAGTCTTGTCGCTTCACAACATGCGAGGTTTTCACTGATAGAGTTTGAATACCTCACTGGGCTGAACTGCGATTACATCAAGGACCTGGAAAATTCAAGGTGTGAGGTTACGAAGGAGATGGCTGCTTTCTGGGAGAAGATGCGTGTTGATCTCGATACTGGGCCAA GATACATTGAAGGGAAAAAGTTCTCATCCGCTACACCAGCTAGTcttgcaaggcta GCAAAAGACTTGACGCAAACTGGTTACACTGTTGATGGGTTCATACAGGTGCTCCAAGTGTGGGCGTACTATGCTATGCCAGAATTGGGTGCTAATTTTGGGTCTCCCATACCAAACAGACCGTCTCCACTGTTGCTGGCTTACAAGGCTGGCAAAAGACAACGCAAATGTTTTAAGGCTGCTATGAAAAAACAG ACTATCGTGAAGAACTTCGTTCAGAAggattttgatgaaatgtttccaaaatgggacGGAGAC TGGACCATGAACTGCTGGCAAGTCACCGGTACTCGCAAGGTTGTGAAGATGGAAGTGAGTTCAGGGAAGAATGAAGTGAGTCCCGTGAAGACGGAAAAAACTACAATGAAGTCAGAGAGTGTTGTGAAGGAAGAAAGTAgcagacctcggaagaaagctcgtaaagggTCTTCTGTTTCTGCTGAGACACTTTCGGCGGGTAGTGAAGGCATTGGGATGACGAAACAGATTGAAAGGGTCTTGAAGGACATATCTGATGCCATTAGTGATGGCTTTGGCACGTGCCTTAGGGAGATCAAGTTACTGGGGGATAGGATGgtagctgtggagaagaaggtgggaATCACCAAAAAAGGGGGTTCATATGATGATCGTCAACTTACAACCACTTCAAATCCACCAAAACCTGTGCACGAACCCGGG agtgaaagtgtgAATGGGGCGAAAGCAGGACAGAAGGAAGCCAAAGAACCGAGTCTTACTACAGATTCGA ACGACTTACCGAGTGATGATCCTAGCGTTCTTATATTGGACAAACAAGTTTCCACTACTTCAGATTTACTCGTTGAAGAAGCTAGAAGGCAGACAAAGAAGGAGACTGCTATGGTGAATCTCTGTGAAAAAAGTGTGCGAGAAAGGAAACTTGCTCCCACACAGCAAACTCCTTTTAAGGGAAACAGCACTGCCAAACagatcattccaaacaaaaagGTTGGCCGAGGCTATGATCCTTTTGCACCCTATGACAAGAGGAAGTCGAAGGAGCTCACTGCATGGGTGCAACAAGATCCGTAA
- the LOC106451690 gene encoding pre-rRNA-processing protein TSR1 homolog, with translation MGGSGVQVNKAHKARVSSKSSRNIHKTSLQDKGRISKPEGNHVKGAKAARLQRAKMVREQKRAAVLKEKRESGGLSSAPRVIVLFPLSASVDLNSLGEDVLKLLSTDGDVTSSSTVASSEYKLRATVLKAPHGDLLTCMEMAKVADLIAFVASANEDISSLIDSFGSQCLSVLRSIGLPSTAVLIRDLPSELKKKNKLKKMCASRLASEFPKDCNFDPADTRDELHQFMGLLKAQRLSIPHWRKQRPYVVAQKVGMLVDDTTPGKCTLLLSGYLRARKLSVNQLVHVTGVGDFQLSKVEVLKDPFPLLNERRKQTSMELDDSHDEEVLRSLVPDPMKQEPLVTENTPDPLEGEQTWPTEAEMAEADSNQKQGKPKKRSLPLGTSEYQAAWIIDEIDEEDSDNGDSDDDRMVLDRGEDQYSNQDQDFEDDKETLYVQDMDNETHNDSEMMDDENLTREQYEDQIKKIKEAHAEDEEFPDEVETPIDQPARKRFAKYRGLKSFRTSPWDPNESLPQDYARIFAFDNVARTQKLVLKQALKMEEEEEESRDDCVPTGSYVRLHIKEVPLVAASKLSSIVSTKPIIAFGLLQHESKMSVLRFSLKKYDGYEDPIKTKEELMFHVGFRQFVARPVFSTDNISLDKQVMERFLHPGRFSLASVYGPISFPSLPLVVLKISDADAPAFAAFGSLKSIEPSKIVLKKIILTGYPQRVSKMKASVRYMFHQPEDVRWFKPVEVWTKCGRRGRVKEPLGTHGAMKCIFNGVVQQHDVVCMNLYKRAYPKWPERMYPQLL, from the exons ATGGGGGGCTCTGGAGTTCAAGTCAATAAGGCTCACAAGGCTCGTGTCTCCTCTAAATCTTCTCGCAATATCCACAAAACCTCCCTCCAAG ATAAAGGCCGGATTAGTAAACCGGAGGGTAACCACGTTAAAGGCGCTAAAGCTGCCCGTCTTCAGCGTGCCAAGATG GTTAGAGAGCAGAAAAGAGCAGCGGTTTTGAAGGAGAAGAGGGAATCAGGAGGCTTATCCAGTGCTCCTCGAGTTATC GTCTTGTTTCCTCTCTCTGCTTCCGTGGATTTGAACTCGCTTGGTGAAGATGTTTTAAAGCTGTTATCTACTGATGGTGATGTCACTTCTTCTTCAACAGTTGCATCATCTGAGTATAAGCTACGAGCAACG GTTTTGAAGGCGCCTCATGGGGATCTTCTGACATGCATGGAAATGGCCAAG gtTGCTGATCTGATCGCTTTTGTTGCATCTGCAAACGAGGATATCTCTAGCTTGATAGATTCATTCGGAAGTCAGTGTCTTTCTGTGCTTAGATCAATTGGTCTGCCAAGTACCGCTGTGTTGATACGT GACTTACCCAGTGAGctgaaaaagaagaataagCTGAAAAAGATGTGTGCCTCTCGGCTTGCTTCTGAATTTCCTAAGGATTGTAATTTTGATCCAGCAGACACCAGAGATGAGTTGCATCAG TTCATGGGATTATTGAAGGCACAAAGGCTTTCTATACCACACTGGCGGAAGCAACGACCTTATGTTGTGGCTCAGAAG GTTGGGATGCTGGTGGATGATACAACCCCAGGAAAGTGCACTCTACTTCTCTCCGGTTACTTGCGTGCTCGTAAACTATCAGTAAATCAGCTG GTCCATGTTACTGGCGTTGGTGATTTTCAGCTCTCAAAAGTTGAAGTCCTGAAGGACCCATTTCCATTATTAAATGAAAGGAGAAAACAGACTTCCATGGAATTGGATGATTCACATGATGAAGAG GTATTGAGGTCTTTGGTTCCTGATCCCATGAAACAAGAGCCTTTAGTAACTGAAAACACTCCAGATCCATTAGAAGGGGAACAG ACATGGCCAACTGAGGCAGAGATGGCTGAGGCTGACAGTAATCAGAAACAGGGAAAGCCAAAGAAGAGGAGTTTGCCACTAGGGACTTCAGAATATCAG GCTGCTTGGATTATTGATGAGATAGATGAAGAGGATTCTGATAATGGTGATTCCGATGACGATCGTATGGTGTTGGATAGAGGAGAGGATCAGTATTCCAATCAAGACCAAGATTTTGAGGATGATAAAGAAACACTGTACGTGCAGGATATGGATAATGAAACTCATAATGACTCGGAGATGATG GACGATGAAAACTTGACAAGAGAACAATATGAGGATCAAATCAAGAAAATCAAAGAGGCACATGCTGAGGATGAGG AATTTCCAGATGAGGTGGAGACTCCCATTGATCAGCCTGCAAGAAAACGTTTTGCAAAGTACAGGGGTCTCAAATCCTTCAGAACCTCCCCGTGGGATCCAAAT GAGTCTCTACCTCAGGACTATGCCAGAATCTTTGCTTTTGATAACGTCGCTAGGACTCAAAAGCTTGTGCTCAAGCAAGCCCTgaagatggaagaagaagaagaagaaagcagagATGATTGTGTACCAACTGGGTCATATGTACGGCTGCATATTAAGGAAGTGCCTCTTGTTGCTGCCTCTAAACTATCATCCATTGTTAGCACGAAACCCATTATAGCATTTGGGCTTTTGCAACATGAATCCAAGATGTCGGTTCTGCGCTTTAG CTTAAAGAAGTATGATGGTTACGAAGAtcctattaaaacaaaagaggAGCTAATGTTCCATGTTGGTTTCCGTCAGTTCGTTGCAAG GCCAGTATTTTCAACCGACAATATCAGTTTAGACAAACAAGTGATGGAGAGGTTTCTGCATCCAGGCCGTTTCTCATTGGCTTCAGTATACGGCCCAATATCCTTCCCATCCCTTCCTTTGGTTGTTCTGAAGATTTCTGACGCTGATGCTCCTGCTTTTGCTGCCTTTGGTTCCTTGAAAAGCATTGAACCCAGCAAAATAGTTTTAAAGAAGATAATATTAACTGG GTATCCTCAGAGAGTATCAAAAATGAAAGCATCAGTAAGATATATGTTCCATCAACCTGAAGACGTTAGATGGTTTAAG CCTGTAGAAGTGTGGACAAAATGTGGGCGTCGTGGTCGCGTGAAGGAGCCATTGGGCACACATG GGGCAATGAAATGCATATTCAATGGAGTGGTGCAGCAACATGACGTTGTGTGCATGAACTTATACAAGCGTGCTTATCCCAAATGGCCCGAGCGTATGTACCCGCAGCTTCTGTGA